CGGAGGCGCTGTCGAAAGCGCGTTACCTGGCCGGCCGCGACAGCTATCTGACGCAATTGGATGCGCAGCGGACACTGTACGCTGCGCAAAGTGGCATGGTGGCCGTGCAACTGGCTGAGCAGACCAACCGGATCGCGCTGTACCGGGTGCTCGGAGGCGGCTGGAACGAGTAAGGAACGATGAACGAAAAACCCCGCAGCAACAAGACCGAAGCCCGCATCGAGGTGCAACGCGAACGCATCCTGCTCGCCGCGCAGCAATGCTTCATCGAGCACGGCTTCCACGGCGCGAGCATGGCCAGCATCGCCGAGACCGCCGGCATGAGCGCGGGACTCATCTACCGCTACTTCGAGAACAAGAACGCGATCATCCTGGCGATCGTGCAACAGCAACTGGAATTGCTGCGCGACGACCTCAGCCTCAACCGGAAGGTCGATCTGCCGGCGGAAATCGCGGCGCGCTACGGCACGGCCAACGCCCACCGGGAGCACGGCATGAACGCGGCGCTGCTGCTGGAGATCTCCGCAGAAGCCACCCGCGACCCCACGGTGGCAGCGGCGCTGGACGAGTTCGACACCACCCTGCGTGCGGGCCTGATCGAATGGCTGACCCGCCCCCGCGACACCGGCGGACAGGGATTGCCCGCCGAGGTGGCCCCGCCTCGCGCCTTGCTTCTGCAATGCCTGGTCGAGGGACTGAAGGTGCGGGAAACCCGTGAACCGGATCTGGATCGCGAACTGCTGGCAGCGGCCGTGGGCGAGTTCGTGCCGCTGCTGCTCAAGCCGCCGCAAAAATGAGGCGGCGGCGCTTCAAAATGAAGAGCAACTGCCGGCGATGCCTATTCGAAGCGCCCGGCTGAACCGGCCACCACCGCAGCACAGGCCGGTCTTCCGGCCACCGTGGCGACGAGGTCGTTGCCGATGGTCAGGCGCTGGTCGGCGATCGCGGCCACGCCGGGCCGGTGCGAGACGGCGATCAGGATGGTCTGCGGCAGGCGGCGCCTGATCGTCGCGAGAACCGCGGTCTCGGAGGCGGCATC
This window of the Rhodanobacter soli genome carries:
- a CDS encoding TetR/AcrR family transcriptional regulator, whose translation is MNEKPRSNKTEARIEVQRERILLAAQQCFIEHGFHGASMASIAETAGMSAGLIYRYFENKNAIILAIVQQQLELLRDDLSLNRKVDLPAEIAARYGTANAHREHGMNAALLLEISAEATRDPTVAAALDEFDTTLRAGLIEWLTRPRDTGGQGLPAEVAPPRALLLQCLVEGLKVRETREPDLDRELLAAAVGEFVPLLLKPPQK